A DNA window from Anoplolepis gracilipes chromosome 13, ASM4749672v1, whole genome shotgun sequence contains the following coding sequences:
- the Ift46 gene encoding intraflagellar transport protein 46 homolog codes for MDVKDSSDEEDERTRDIPAFSKFDETIVVRNAEEIKSPVNHRPVSSRKTRKNDSSNMLEDNSPRGRKHEFRRYSSNEVGFEKSLGSDPSDSEESDDDDIQGTDVAKPIDLYDPKEFENLEASTEVKELFHNIMRYTPQRIELNYKLIPFIPDYIPAVGDIDAFIKVPRPDGIEDKIGLTVLDEPCTEQSDPAVLHLQLRSHSRSAGAAARQAVVKRIEDAERNSKSIDKWIDDMNQLHRSKHPPAVQLNRAMPDIDGLMQQWPPQVEDKLNELQLDLTELDCTLPQLIDVVCNLLDIPTREDARLEALHTLFTLFLEVRNVESRNFN; via the exons ATGGACGTCAAGGATAGCAGCGATGAAGAGGACGAGAGAACGCGTGATATCCCGGCGTTCAGTAAATTTGATGAAACCATTGTGGTACGCAACGCTGAGGAGATTAAAAGCCCCGTAAACCATAGACCAGTGAGTTCCAGGAAAACCAGGAAGAACGATTCCTCGAACATGTTGGAGGACAACTCGCCACGTGGCAGGAAACATGAATTTAGAAG ATACTCGAGCAACGAAGTCGGCTTCGAGAAATCGCTCGGCAGCGATCCTTCGGATAGTGAGGAGAGCGATGATGATGATATACAGGGCACCGATGTAGCAAAGCCGATTGATCTGTACGATCCCAAGGAATTCGAGAATCTGGAAGCATCGACGGAAGTCAAAGAACtgtttcataatataatgAG ATACACACCGCAGAGGATCGAGTTAAATTACAAGCTGATACCATTCATTCCCGATTACATACCGGCAGTCGGCGACATAGACGCCTTCATAAAGGTCCCGAGACCCGATGGCATCGAGGATAAGATTGGTCTGACGGTATTGGACGAGCCCTGTACCGAACAATCCGATCCTGCGGTGTTGCATTTGCAACTTCGTAGTCATTCGAGAAGCGCCGGAGCAGCCGCCAGACAGGCAGTCGTCAAAAGGATCGAGGATGCCGAGAGAAATAGCAAGTCCATTGACAAGTGGATCGATGACATGAATCAGCTGCACAGGAGCAAGCATCCACCGGCCGTGCAGCTAAACCGAGCGATGCCAGATATCGATGGTTTGATGCAGCAATGGCCACCACAGGTCGAAGATAAGCTTAATGAGTTGCAATTGGATCTGACGGAGCTTGATTGTACTCTGCCACAGCTGATTGATGTGGTCTGCAATCTTTTGGATATTCCTACGCGAGAGGATGCTAGATTGGAAGCGCTACACACGCTGTTCACGTTGTTCCTGGAAGTTAGAAATGTCGAGAGCCGAAACTTTAATTAA
- the LOC140672593 gene encoding uncharacterized protein translates to MMDNLGDIYYLVQLIGQQILIFLQDFIFREFTCAFTSAKDTFDNANSKILDDAPQHSAIDFFVLFTVCGLLFTFMILSAPKIEASNHDICNIETISTTFENNSPPLWYSKAANLNFINYFHAYNSINLSRDMILKEQNISHSAFSKCKMSLRSKTSNSVRSIHSQHSQKTQMNYPTSQTIVREWLIRRTRSGHVYGKYPI, encoded by the exons ATGATGGACAATCTGGGTGACATTTATTATCTAGTACAATTGATTGGTCagcaaattttgatatttctacAA GACTTTATTTTCCGCGAATTTACGTGCGCGTTCACGTCAGCGAAAGATACTTTTGATAACGCAAATTCGAAGATCTTAGACGACGCGCCGCAACATTCCGCCATCGACTTTTTCGTACTTTTCACTGTTTGTGGCCTTCTCTTTACGTTTATGATTCTGTCTGCTCCCAAGATCGAGGCGTCGAATCATGATATCTGTAACATTGAGAC GATTTCTACGACTTTCGAAAATAATTCGCCGCCTCTTTGGTACTCGAAAGCTGCAAACTTGAACTTCATAAATTACTTCCATGCTTACAACTCGATCAATCTATCGCGCGACATGATTCTTAAGGAGCAAAACATCTCGCATTCGGCTTTttcaaaatgcaaaatgtCATTGC gATCGAAAACCTCAAACAGCGTACGCTCTATCCATTCTCAACATTCTCAGAAAACGCAAATGAATTATCCTACTTCTCAAACGATAGTTCGGGAATGGTTGATAAGACGCACCAGAAGTGGTCATGTCTATGGGAAATATccgatataa